Proteins encoded together in one Deinococcus irradiatisoli window:
- a CDS encoding peptidoglycan D,D-transpeptidase FtsI family protein — protein MELKIRNRARIIQVIALLAFMSLVWAYAQLEWGLPQNVRRAVLQSRGSILTESGTVLARTVDGKRVYPQGQLAGQVIGMMGVTDGLEGLEAAYNAPLSAGQNVTVTLDPAIQATAEKVLARGVQVHQGEYGSVVVMEVRTGKLIAAASYPPFDPNAWKSSTPQARRNRPFLDRFEPGSTIKGITVAAALNEGLTTPHTTYSTPMQRHVGGRWGHTIGDAVPHPPVLDTQGILRYSSNVGMSHVVEHFPYDKLHNYLTAFGFGEDVDLPTAITASGTLQPLRQWNDLVRATNAFGQGMSSTPLQLAAAYNALANDGRYVSPRLVTTEPAGESRNVIRVDSARTIRTLLRNVIRDGIPGAAGIKGFDLAGKTGTAQVVVNGRYSSTIYDSVFAGFFPAEAPRITIAVMVHGAKYDYHGSMLAAPIYRDVAAAVISQWAALPAEPPAAPDSAAP, from the coding sequence ATGGAACTGAAAATCCGTAACCGTGCCCGAATCATCCAGGTCATCGCGCTGCTGGCTTTCATGTCGCTGGTGTGGGCCTACGCCCAGCTCGAGTGGGGGCTGCCGCAAAACGTCCGGCGGGCGGTGCTGCAAAGCCGCGGCAGCATTCTCACCGAGTCTGGCACCGTGCTGGCGCGCACCGTAGACGGCAAGCGGGTATATCCGCAGGGCCAGCTGGCCGGACAGGTGATCGGCATGATGGGCGTCACCGACGGCCTCGAAGGGCTGGAGGCCGCCTACAACGCGCCGCTCTCGGCCGGGCAGAACGTCACCGTGACGCTCGACCCGGCCATTCAGGCGACCGCCGAGAAGGTGCTGGCCCGGGGCGTGCAGGTGCACCAGGGCGAGTACGGCTCGGTGGTGGTGATGGAAGTGCGTACCGGCAAGCTCATCGCGGCGGCCAGCTACCCGCCGTTCGACCCCAACGCCTGGAAATCCTCCACGCCGCAGGCCCGGCGCAACCGCCCCTTCCTCGACCGCTTCGAGCCGGGCTCGACCATCAAGGGCATCACGGTGGCCGCCGCCCTCAACGAGGGGCTGACCACCCCGCACACCACCTACAGCACCCCGATGCAGCGCCACGTCGGCGGGCGCTGGGGCCACACCATCGGCGACGCGGTGCCGCACCCGCCAGTGCTCGATACTCAGGGCATCCTGCGTTACTCGAGCAATGTGGGCATGTCGCACGTGGTCGAGCATTTTCCCTACGACAAGCTCCACAACTACCTCACGGCCTTCGGCTTCGGTGAGGACGTGGACCTGCCCACCGCCATCACCGCCAGCGGGACCCTGCAGCCGCTGCGGCAGTGGAACGATCTGGTGCGCGCCACCAACGCCTTCGGGCAGGGCATGTCGTCCACGCCGCTGCAACTGGCTGCCGCCTACAACGCCCTGGCCAACGACGGGCGCTACGTGTCTCCGAGGCTGGTCACCACCGAGCCGGCCGGCGAAAGCCGCAACGTGATCCGGGTGGATTCGGCCCGCACCATTCGCACCCTGCTGCGCAACGTCATCAGGGACGGCATTCCCGGCGCGGCCGGCATCAAGGGCTTCGATCTGGCCGGCAAGACCGGCACCGCCCAGGTGGTCGTCAACGGCCGCTACAGTTCGACCATTTACGACAGCGTCTTCGCGGGCTTCTTTCCCGCCGAGGCGCCGCGCATCACCATCGCCGTGATGGTGCACGGGGCCAAGTACGATTACCACGGCAGCATGCTGGCCGCGCCAATCTACCGCGACGTGGCGGCGGCCGTCATCAGCCAGTGGGCGGCGCTGCCCGCCGAGCCGCCCGCCGCCCCGGACAGCGCCGCGCCCTGA
- the rsmH gene encoding 16S rRNA (cytosine(1402)-N(4))-methyltransferase RsmH yields MPGTLSHLPVLAAEVLEALDPQPGEVFVDGTLGGAGHTRLLLKAGAQVYGIDQDPYALSRLGELEGLTIVQGNYRDMQTLLAERGVTQVDGVLLDIGVSSFQLDDAQRGFSYHTEAPLDMRMSQEGESAYDVVNDTPVDELAAIIFEYGEERHSRRIARAIEAERERVPIVTTTQLAEIVKRAYPGGHARGIHPARRTFQALRIHVNDELGALRAGLSAAADVLAPGGRLAVISFHSLEDRIVKRFLKGHPELEALTKRPIEAGDDERARNPRARSAKLRAARRGGEA; encoded by the coding sequence TTGCCCGGCACCCTCTCGCACCTGCCGGTGCTGGCCGCCGAAGTGCTCGAAGCGCTCGACCCCCAGCCGGGCGAGGTGTTTGTCGACGGCACGCTCGGCGGCGCCGGACACACCCGCCTGCTGCTCAAGGCCGGGGCGCAGGTGTACGGCATCGACCAGGACCCCTACGCCCTCTCGCGCCTCGGTGAGCTGGAGGGGCTCACCATCGTGCAGGGCAATTACCGCGACATGCAGACCCTACTCGCCGAGCGCGGCGTGACGCAGGTCGACGGCGTGCTGCTCGACATCGGCGTCAGCAGTTTTCAGCTCGACGACGCCCAGCGCGGCTTCAGCTACCACACCGAGGCCCCGCTCGACATGCGCATGAGCCAGGAAGGCGAGAGCGCCTACGACGTGGTCAACGACACGCCGGTGGACGAACTCGCCGCCATCATCTTCGAGTACGGCGAGGAGCGCCACTCGCGCCGCATCGCCCGCGCCATCGAAGCCGAGCGCGAGCGGGTGCCGATCGTGACCACCACCCAGCTCGCCGAGATCGTCAAGCGGGCTTATCCGGGCGGGCACGCCCGGGGCATCCACCCGGCGCGGCGCACCTTTCAGGCGCTCAGGATTCACGTCAACGACGAACTCGGCGCTCTGCGCGCCGGGCTCTCGGCGGCGGCGGACGTGCTCGCGCCGGGCGGCCGGTTGGCGGTGATCAGTTTTCACAGCCTGGAAGACCGCATCGTCAAGCGCTTTCTGAAGGGCCATCCCGAGCTCGAGGCGCTGACCAAACGCCCCATCGAGGCCGGCGATGACGAGCGGGCGCGCAATCCACGTGCCCGCAGCGCCAAGTTGCGCGCGGCGCGCAGGGGCGGTGAAGCGTGA
- the mraZ gene encoding division/cell wall cluster transcriptional repressor MraZ: protein MPFGEYPYAMDDKGRVVMPPAFREFVEDGMILTRGMEGCLYVFPLPGWKRVEEQLEHLPLTDSHSRAFVRFFYSGASKARLDAQSRLMVPHPLRTFAGLESEVVVAGAPGRLELWNPQRWEAAIQAVQDNPPHPELLINFVA, encoded by the coding sequence GTGCCGTTCGGAGAATACCCCTATGCGATGGATGACAAAGGCCGTGTGGTGATGCCACCGGCTTTTCGCGAATTCGTCGAGGACGGGATGATCCTGACGCGCGGCATGGAAGGCTGCCTGTATGTGTTTCCCTTGCCCGGCTGGAAGCGGGTCGAGGAGCAGCTCGAGCACCTGCCGCTCACCGACAGCCACAGCCGGGCGTTCGTGCGTTTTTTCTACTCTGGGGCCAGCAAAGCCCGCCTGGACGCCCAGAGCCGCTTGATGGTGCCGCACCCGCTTCGGACCTTTGCCGGTCTAGAAAGCGAGGTGGTGGTGGCCGGCGCGCCGGGCCGCCTGGAGCTGTGGAACCCACAGCGCTGGGAGGCTGCCATTCAAGCGGTGCAGGACAACCCCCCGCATCCCGAACTGCTGATCAACTTCGTGGCCTAA
- a CDS encoding DUF423 domain-containing protein, with translation MTHSGTLTPAGRPARLDPTFSGALLAGTAVALGAFGAHALKSTLSADALAVFETGVRYQMYHGLALLALGAFPQQRRGPLWLLIGTLIFSLSLYALALSGIKVLGAITPIGGVLQLLGWLLVALDARRAR, from the coding sequence ATGACTCATTCCGGCACCCTCACCCCGGCGGGCCGCCCGGCGCGGCTCGACCCTACCTTCAGCGGCGCGCTGCTGGCCGGCACGGCGGTGGCGCTGGGCGCGTTCGGTGCCCACGCCCTCAAAAGCACCCTCAGTGCCGACGCCCTGGCCGTGTTCGAAACCGGCGTGCGCTACCAGATGTATCACGGCCTGGCGCTGCTGGCGCTGGGCGCCTTTCCCCAGCAGCGCCGGGGACCGCTGTGGCTCCTGATCGGCACCCTGATCTTCTCGCTGAGCCTCTACGCGCTGGCGCTCAGCGGCATCAAGGTGCTGGGGGCCATCACGCCGATCGGCGGGGTGCTGCAACTCCTGGGCTGGCTGCTGGTGGCGCTCGACGCCCGCCGGGCGCGCTGA